From the Conexivisphaerales archaeon genome, the window TACTGTTCACTGGAGAAGGAGCGATGAGAATATCAAGCAAAGAGGAGCTAGGAGCAGTGCCTTTAGCTTTCCCCCTTCTTGTCGGGCCGGGAGCGATTACAACAACGATAGTTGCCATACAGTCATCCGGCATAATAACCGGACTAGGGTCAATAGCAATAGCTTCCATATTCACCTACCTTGTTCTGCTGGGGGCAGAGAGGATCTATACAGTACTTGGAAGGACAGGTTCTCAGGTGGTTGCCAAGGTAATTGCTGTGTTTATAGCTGCAATCGCAATACAGTATATATTGACTGGCGTTCAGTACTATTATCCTCCAGCCGGACTGGGTTGAAGGAATTGTTTAAACCATGAATTGTTAGAGGAGAGCTGAAAGAATTGAGCGAATTTGCATACAAGCAGGTGATTGCTGTAAGGAACGACATAAAGATGGGGAAAGGTAAGCTTGCAGCACAGGTTGCCCATGCAGCTGTATCATCTGCACTCGAAGCTCAGAAGGAGCACAGAATATGGTTCAGGGAATGGTTGAACGAGGGGCAGGCAAAGATAGTTGTAAAAGTGAGCAGCGAAGATGAGCTGAGAAGGCTGAAAGAAATGGCTGATGATGCAAAGTTGCCTTCAAGCCTTATAGTTGACAGGGGACTGACCCAGCTTGAGCCGGGA encodes:
- a CDS encoding MarC family protein, whose translation is MDAFSVYNLVKASITLFVVIDPVGIIPLLVGLTKDMNEQEKKRTFRLAFYVSLILLVIFAILGQEIMLFFGISVYSFKIAGGILLLLLSLEILFTGEGAMRISSKEELGAVPLAFPLLVGPGAITTTIVAIQSSGIITGLGSIAIASIFTYLVLLGAERIYTVLGRTGSQVVAKVIAVFIAAIAIQYILTGVQYYYPPAGLG
- the pth2 gene encoding peptidyl-tRNA hydrolase Pth2; protein product: MSEFAYKQVIAVRNDIKMGKGKLAAQVAHAAVSSALEAQKEHRIWFREWLNEGQAKIVVKVSSEDELRRLKEMADDAKLPSSLIVDRGLTQLEPGTVTCLGIGPAPSQLVNKLTGKLKLL